From the genome of Prevotella herbatica, one region includes:
- the pulA gene encoding type I pullulanase: protein MNIKSLYMTALSALLFQFAQAQDVFNEMSYSPEQTVFSLNSPSKGVVRIYDNGISGKLLKTIRMKSDGADKWKVIIKGNLKGKFYTFDIGKGETPGVFAKAVGVNGRRGAILNMLDTNPDNWDADVRPLIKSPADLVIYEMHWRDYSVDASSGIINKGKFLSLTEPKAIEHLKQLGINAVHILPSFDYASVDETHLDSAQYNWGYDPVNYNVPDGGYSTDPYSPVKRIYEFKRMVQALHNAGIRVILDVVYNHTFDLKNSNFEKTYPGYYYRYNADGTPSNGSGCGNETASEKPLMRSFMLESVKYWINEYHIDGFRFDLMGVHDIETMNEIRAEVNSIDPTIFIYGEGWSAGNCAYPVEKLAVKANILEMPGIAAFSDDMRDALRGPFNDDHKGAFLAGISGEEESLKFGIVGGIMHPQVDMQKVNYDKKPWALQPTQQISYVSCHDDMCLVDRLKSSVPNADADQIIRLDELAQTAVFLSQGVPFMLSGEEMLRDKKGVHNSFSSPDTINSLDWNNMDKYPQVFEYYKNLIQLRKNHPAFRLGDADLVREKLQFLPIQPCMVGFILKDNAGGDKWKNIIVLLNGNNSPCDVDVPQDEYTVVGCDGVINENGLGQLAGGKVTVDAQSALIMYNK from the coding sequence ATGAATATAAAATCCTTATATATGACAGCATTGTCAGCTTTGCTATTTCAGTTTGCTCAAGCACAGGATGTCTTTAATGAGATGTCTTACAGTCCTGAGCAGACTGTTTTTAGTCTGAACTCACCTAGTAAGGGTGTTGTTCGCATATACGACAATGGTATTTCAGGCAAGTTGCTCAAGACCATAAGGATGAAGAGCGATGGCGCTGATAAGTGGAAAGTAATTATAAAAGGCAATCTCAAGGGAAAGTTCTATACGTTTGATATAGGCAAAGGGGAGACTCCTGGCGTTTTTGCAAAGGCTGTTGGGGTTAATGGCAGACGTGGAGCAATCCTTAACATGCTTGATACTAATCCTGATAACTGGGATGCCGATGTGCGACCGTTGATAAAATCACCTGCCGACTTGGTTATTTATGAAATGCATTGGCGTGATTATTCTGTTGATGCGTCTTCTGGGATAATCAATAAGGGTAAGTTTCTTTCTTTAACCGAACCGAAGGCGATAGAACATCTTAAGCAATTGGGTATTAATGCCGTTCATATTTTGCCTTCTTTCGATTATGCATCTGTTGACGAGACACACCTTGACAGTGCACAATATAACTGGGGGTATGATCCTGTAAACTATAATGTGCCCGATGGTGGATATTCCACAGATCCTTATTCTCCGGTAAAGCGTATCTATGAGTTTAAACGCATGGTGCAGGCTTTGCATAATGCTGGGATAAGAGTTATCCTTGATGTTGTGTATAATCACACATTCGATCTCAAAAACAGCAACTTTGAAAAGACGTATCCAGGATATTACTATCGCTATAATGCTGATGGAACACCGTCTAACGGTTCTGGATGTGGAAATGAGACGGCTTCAGAAAAGCCTCTCATGCGTAGTTTCATGCTTGAGAGTGTAAAATATTGGATTAATGAATATCATATTGATGGTTTCCGTTTCGATCTCATGGGGGTACATGACATTGAGACGATGAATGAGATACGCGCAGAGGTAAATAGCATTGATCCTACAATATTTATATATGGAGAAGGTTGGAGTGCCGGTAATTGTGCATATCCTGTAGAGAAACTAGCAGTAAAGGCAAACATATTAGAAATGCCTGGAATAGCTGCTTTCAGTGATGATATGCGCGATGCTCTTCGTGGTCCTTTTAACGACGATCATAAAGGTGCATTTCTTGCTGGCATTTCAGGAGAGGAAGAAAGCTTGAAATTTGGTATCGTTGGTGGTATCATGCATCCACAGGTTGATATGCAAAAGGTAAACTATGACAAGAAACCTTGGGCCTTGCAGCCAACACAACAGATTAGCTATGTGAGTTGCCACGATGATATGTGTCTTGTTGACCGTCTAAAGAGTTCTGTGCCGAATGCTGATGCAGATCAGATTATACGTCTTGACGAGTTAGCTCAGACTGCAGTATTCCTTTCTCAGGGTGTCCCGTTCATGCTCAGTGGTGAAGAGATGTTGCGCGATAAAAAAGGTGTGCATAATTCTTTTAGTTCGCCAGACACTATAAATAGTCTAGACTGGAACAATATGGATAAGTATCCACAGGTGTTTGAATATTATAAGAACTTGATACAGCTTAGGAAGAATCATCCTGCTTTTCGTCTCGGAGATGCCGATTTGGTCAGAGAAAAACTTCAGTTCCTTCCTATTCAACCATGTATGGTAGGTTTTATATTAAAAGACAATGCCGGTGGTGATAAATGGAAAAATATCATTGTACTGCTCAATGGTAATAACTCGCCATGTGACGTTGATGTTCCGCAGGATGAGTATACCGTTGTCGGTTGTGACGGAGTGATTAATGAAAATGGATTAGGACAGCTTGCTGGCGGTAAAGTTACTGTAGATGCACAGTCTGCCTTGATAATGTATAATAAATAA
- a CDS encoding glycoside hydrolase family 13 protein, whose product MKQFIFSISLLLSAMTMNGAVKVSKVEPANWFVGMKNPSLQLMVYGKDIKNADVKVNYNGVKVDSVVRLDSPNYLLVYLNVGGAKAGEMPLKFFTGKSSVTIKYQLKNRAMEGDKRYGFSNSDVLYMLMPDRFASGKNISKPLKGMNKYVVDRTMPSLRHGGDIAGIRQHLDYFNQLGVTALWFTPVLENNSPDNNGFSTYHGYATTDYYRVDPRFGTNDEYKALIDDAHKHGLKVVMDMIFNHCGFEHPWVADIPSADWFNTPDWLKEKKLDGRNPMTGFGAKDGKSKYLQTSYKLTPVLDPYASKIDLHETVDGWFVPSMPDLNQHNPHVIKYLIQNSEWWIETVGIDGIRMDTYPYADRNAMSLWMKTIDNEYPNFNTVGETWVTEPAYTAAWQKDSKLSTVNSYLKTVMDFSFYDKINQAKNEETDDWWKGLNRIYGSFCYDYLYQNPSNVMAFIENHDTDRFLGNGKDTLALKQALSILLTVNRIPQLYYGTEVLMNGTKEKTDGNVRKDFPGGFAGDSHNAFTAEGRSMDENAMFNWVSKLLHWRQNNEVVTKGKQIQFVPFKGVYVIARQYGGKTVLTILNGTTNDVLMPVSRYAEVIGSNSSAKDVVTGNSVDISKDIKLQPRQSMIIEF is encoded by the coding sequence ATGAAGCAATTTATATTCAGTATCAGTTTATTATTGTCTGCAATGACAATGAATGGTGCAGTTAAGGTTAGCAAGGTCGAACCAGCAAACTGGTTTGTTGGGATGAAAAATCCTTCCCTTCAGTTAATGGTTTATGGTAAGGACATTAAGAATGCCGATGTAAAGGTTAACTACAATGGAGTAAAGGTTGACAGCGTGGTGCGTCTTGATTCACCAAACTATCTCTTAGTTTATCTTAATGTTGGCGGGGCAAAGGCTGGTGAAATGCCTTTGAAGTTTTTTACAGGCAAGTCTTCTGTCACAATTAAGTATCAGTTGAAGAATAGGGCAATGGAAGGTGACAAGCGTTATGGCTTCTCTAATTCCGATGTACTTTATATGCTCATGCCAGACCGTTTTGCTTCTGGTAAGAATATCAGTAAGCCTTTGAAGGGCATGAATAAATATGTTGTAGATCGAACTATGCCTAGTCTTCGTCATGGAGGCGATATAGCTGGAATACGTCAGCATCTTGATTATTTCAATCAACTTGGTGTTACGGCGTTGTGGTTTACTCCTGTATTGGAAAATAATTCTCCAGATAATAATGGTTTCAGTACTTATCACGGTTATGCCACAACTGATTATTATCGTGTAGATCCAAGATTTGGAACAAACGACGAGTACAAAGCTCTTATTGATGATGCCCATAAGCATGGGCTGAAAGTCGTAATGGATATGATTTTCAATCATTGTGGATTTGAACATCCTTGGGTTGCCGATATTCCTTCTGCCGACTGGTTTAATACCCCGGATTGGTTAAAAGAAAAGAAACTTGATGGTCGAAATCCTATGACAGGTTTCGGGGCAAAGGATGGTAAGTCAAAATATCTTCAGACAAGTTATAAGCTAACTCCTGTATTAGATCCTTATGCAAGCAAAATTGATTTGCATGAGACTGTAGATGGTTGGTTTGTGCCAAGCATGCCTGATCTTAATCAGCACAATCCGCATGTAATCAAATACCTAATTCAAAATAGTGAATGGTGGATAGAAACTGTTGGTATAGACGGAATCCGCATGGATACGTACCCTTATGCTGATAGAAATGCGATGTCGTTATGGATGAAGACAATTGATAACGAATATCCCAACTTTAATACTGTTGGTGAAACTTGGGTAACTGAACCTGCTTATACTGCTGCGTGGCAGAAAGATTCAAAGTTATCTACTGTCAATAGTTATTTGAAGACGGTAATGGACTTTAGTTTCTATGATAAGATTAATCAGGCAAAGAACGAAGAGACTGATGATTGGTGGAAGGGACTTAATCGTATCTATGGTAGTTTCTGTTACGATTATCTTTATCAGAATCCATCAAATGTTATGGCTTTTATTGAAAATCACGATACTGATAGATTCCTTGGTAATGGTAAAGACACGCTTGCTCTAAAACAGGCATTATCTATATTGCTCACAGTTAACCGTATTCCTCAACTCTATTATGGAACAGAAGTGCTGATGAACGGTACTAAGGAAAAAACGGATGGTAATGTGAGAAAGGATTTCCCTGGAGGTTTTGCTGGTGATTCTCATAATGCCTTTACAGCAGAGGGTAGGAGTATGGATGAAAATGCCATGTTTAATTGGGTAAGCAAACTGCTGCATTGGCGTCAGAATAATGAAGTTGTTACCAAAGGAAAGCAGATTCAGTTTGTTCCTTTCAAGGGCGTTTATGTCATAGCACGTCAGTATGGAGGTAAGACAGTTCTTACAATTCTTAATGGTACAACAAATGATGTTTTAATGCCTGTATCTCGTTATGCTGAGGTTATTGGTAGCAACAGTTCTGCAAAGGATGTCGTGACTGGAAATAGCGTTGATATATCAAAAGATATAAAATTACAGCCTCGCCAGTCTATGATTATTGAATTTTAG